A stretch of the Myripristis murdjan chromosome 24, fMyrMur1.1, whole genome shotgun sequence genome encodes the following:
- the col10a1b gene encoding collagen alpha-1(X) chain translates to MDLRVTSVLLVLVALAEATPERYYHSAKVTKQPYPVKSHAVAGPPGDPGAPGEPGPMGPPGPPGKSGVGHPGHKGPPGPPGAPGFSQAGKPGANGAPGKPGANGIPGDKGAPGATGPMGPRGAPGSPGTPGPAGLSAVGKPGPHGAPGAMGPRGESGLKGHPGIPGLPGPKGDRGHGVTGPQGAPGPVGPMGPSGMPGQPGIGKPGAPGFPGEPGKSGNPGRDGAPGATGIPGPKGHPGPPGTGAQGKAGQNGTPGMPGPMGPKGPQGPAGQPGSPGMPGVGKPGVPGMPGDRGAPGTSGTTGQKGEPGPTGYTGPPGAPGPIGPAGPQGARGFQGETGQEGPKGDTGMVGAPGPKGTKGDQGAQGFSGKPGIPGIAGPPGPPGHNGPQGEKGPAGHNGAPGKPGAMGLPGPKGHTGPVGAPGKSGENGIPGARGPVGPPGPAGPQGLKGHPGHPGLPGPAGLTAKGIAGPHGAPGIPGARGQDGIPGPAGPPGPPGPPGEVVYHHEKSMPIKSHEVMVPHEMMKAPMSAFSAVLTTAYPPAGTPIVFHQVLYNGENHYDPSSGVFTCQIPGLYYFAYHMHVNGANALVALYRNEEPVLFTYDEYNKGFLDQMSGSAVLMLNAHDRVYVQVPDEESNGIFAADNVHCAFSGFLIAST, encoded by the exons ATGGACCTGAGGGTAACAAGcgtcctcctcgtcctcgtAGCTTTGGCTGAGGCCACCCCTGAGAGGTACTACCATTCGGCAAAAGTAACCAAGCAGCCCTACCCCGTCAAAAGTCATG CCGTTGCAGGTCCACCAGGTGATCCAGGTGCCCCAGGTGAGCCAGGACCAATGGGTCCCCCTGGACCTCCTGGGAAGAGTGGTGTAGGACATCCTGGCCATAAAGGCCCACCTGGACCTCCTGGAGCCCCTGGCTTCTCTCAAGCTGGTAAACCTGGTGCTAATGGTGCCCCTGGAAAACCAGGTGCTAATGGTATCCCTGGTGACAAAGGTGCCCCTGGTGCAACTGGACCAATGGGTCCCAGAGGTGCTCCCGGTTCTCCTGGAACCCCTGGACCTGCCGGACTTTCTGCTGTTGGCAAACCTGGACCACATGGTGCCCCTGGAGCGATGGGACCAAGAGGAGAGTCTGGTCTGAAGGGACATCCTGGTATTCCTGGTCTTCCAGGGCCCAAGGGAGATAGAGGACATGGTGTGACTGGACCTCAAGGAGCACCAGGCCCAGTTGGCCCAATGGGTCCATCTGGTATGCCTGGCCAGCCCGGAATTGGTAAGCCTGGTGCCCCTGGCTTCCCAGGAGAGCCTGGTAAGTCTGGTAACCCAGGTAGAGATGGCGCACCTGGAGCAACGGGTATTCCAGGGCCAAAGGGCCACCCTGGGCCTCCCGGCACTGGAGCACAAGGTAAAGCAGGTCAGAATGGCACTCCTGGTATGCCCGGACCTATGGGACCTAAAGGTCCTCAGGGTCCAGCTGGTCAGCCCGGTTCCCCTGGCATGCCAGGTGTTGGTAAGCCAGGTGTCCCTGGAATGCCAGGTGACAGAGGAGCCCCCGGTACCTCAGGAACCACTGGTCAGAAGGGAGAGCCAGGTCCCACTGGTTACACTGGTCCTCCAGGTGCTCCTGGTCCTATTGGCCCAGCTGGTCCACAAGGTGCAAGAGGATTCCAGGGTGAGACAGGCCAAGAGGGACCTAAAGGTGACACCGGTATGGTGGGTGCACCAGGGCCTAAAGGAACCAAAGGGGATCAGGGAGCTCAGGGTTTCTCAGGAAAACCAGGTATCCCTGGCATAGCAGGTCCTCCAGGACCCCCAGGTCACAATGGTCCTCAAGGTGAAAAGGGTCCAGCAGGCCACAATGGTGCCCCAGGTAAACCAGGTGCTATGGGCCTTCCAGGACCAAAGGGACACACTGGACCTGTCGGAGCACCAGGGAAAAGTGGTGAGAATGGAATTCCAGGGGCCAGAGGACCCGTTGGCCCTCCCGGTCCAGCCGGTCCCCAAGGACTCAAGGGCCACCCAGGTCATCCAGGCCTACCTGgcccagctggactgacagctAAAGGAATTGCAGGTCCCCATGGTGCACCTGGAATTCCAGGAGCCAGAGGTCAAGATGGTATCCCAGGCCCTGCTGGTCCACCTGGTCCACCTGGCCCACCAGGAGAGGTGGTCTACCACCATGAGAAGAGCATGCCTATCAAGTCTCATGAGGTTATGGTGCCTCATGAAATGATGAAGGCCCCTATGTCTGCCTTCAGTGCTGTGCTGACCACAGCCTACCCCCCAGCTGGAACACCTATTGTGTTCCATCAGGTTCTATACAATGGAGAGAACCACTATGACCCCAGCAGTGGCGTGTTTACCTGCCAGATCCCAGGCCTCTACTATTTTGCCTACCATATGCATGTCAATGGGGCCAATGCTCTGGTGGCTCTCTACAGAAATGAGGAGCCAGTTCTATTCACATACGATGAGTACAACAAGGGATTCCTGGATCAGATGTCTGGCAGTGCTGTCCTGATGCTGAATGCCCATGATAGAGTATACGTCCAGGTCCCTGATGAGGAGAGCAATGGCATTTTTGCAGCAGACAATGTTCACTGCGCTTTCTCTGGGTTTTTGATTGCCTCCACGTGA